A DNA window from Micromonospora sp. WMMA1363 contains the following coding sequences:
- a CDS encoding transposase family protein, translating to MLVKLGPLDTGRIADLRPYLDSVPDPRSRRGRWYSLTAILLVCACGVVSGAKSIDELAEWGQRASTALLTVIGIRVHLFRPGSADRDRECQVNG from the coding sequence GTGCTGGTGAAGCTGGGGCCGCTGGACACCGGCCGGATCGCCGACCTGCGGCCTTACCTCGATTCGGTGCCCGACCCGCGTTCCCGGCGGGGCCGGTGGTACTCGCTGACCGCGATCCTGCTGGTGTGCGCCTGCGGGGTCGTCTCGGGCGCGAAGAGCATTGACGAGCTCGCCGAGTGGGGTCAGCGGGCCTCGACCGCGCTGCTGACAGTCATCGGGATCCGCGTTCATCTGTTCAGACCCGGATCCGCGGATAGGGATAGGGAGTGTCAAGTTAACGGCTGA